The following coding sequences are from one Halomonas sp. HAL1 window:
- a CDS encoding sigma-54-dependent Fis family transcriptional regulator: MPTQSPLPARLQSVQRQHIEHIFQLGEGLEVPQLPAQPTIRRSWLRCLNEYQLDPTQPRPARVVPQQTLIEHRESVDELLHVARAGVDQLYQQIAQLGYVLLLTDHRGITVEFRGDPNQDQQLRKAGLYLGADWDERFAGTCAVGTCLHDRQAIICHRQEHFDASHISLTCTAAPIADPQGNVMAVLDISALQSPTQHESQNFSLSLVTLYARMIEDAYFLQRYRDCLMVRLDTSREFVHVNGRGLIAIEENGQVIAANAVGRDLISGHQRRWPPWSAHHTPMLGELFECEIADVLSINSATDDQLRAFRARVDNTIYFISLLEPRRPRPAKQAQSLPSSLPEPLVRLGADDPAMRKVQKLAERLRNEASVNVLISGETGTGKEVVARALHDSGNRSKGPFIAVNCAAIPEALIESELFGYEPGAFTGGRAKGMRGLIPQAHGGTLFLDEIGDMPLALQTRLLRVLAEREVMPLGANKPERVDIRVITATHRNIDAMIQQGEFREDLYYRLNGAQLRLPALRDRADKLYVIRRVFDDIIQERASSQSPRLRADAISALLAYAWPGNIRQLKNALAFALATSESDEITVHDLPEQCLSQRITRLATPLPADVGSDSDHTLLEMLKEQHWNISAVARALGVSRPTVYRQMQRQGIVPPNWQG; the protein is encoded by the coding sequence ATGCCTACTCAATCGCCTCTGCCTGCACGGCTGCAATCCGTCCAGCGCCAGCATATCGAGCATATTTTCCAGCTCGGCGAAGGCCTGGAAGTTCCGCAGCTACCGGCCCAGCCGACCATTCGGCGTTCATGGCTGCGCTGCCTAAACGAGTACCAGCTTGATCCCACCCAGCCACGCCCAGCCCGGGTGGTGCCCCAGCAAACCCTGATCGAGCACCGAGAATCCGTGGATGAACTACTGCACGTGGCGAGAGCCGGGGTTGACCAGCTCTATCAGCAAATCGCCCAGCTAGGCTACGTGCTACTGCTCACCGACCACCGCGGGATAACCGTCGAGTTTCGTGGCGATCCTAATCAAGACCAGCAACTGCGCAAAGCAGGTCTCTATCTCGGTGCTGACTGGGACGAACGCTTTGCAGGCACCTGTGCCGTGGGCACCTGCCTGCATGATCGCCAAGCGATTATTTGCCACCGGCAGGAGCACTTCGACGCCTCGCACATTTCGCTTACCTGCACCGCGGCGCCCATTGCCGACCCACAAGGCAACGTCATGGCCGTGCTGGACATTTCAGCGCTGCAATCACCTACCCAGCATGAGAGCCAAAATTTTAGTCTCTCGCTGGTAACGCTCTACGCACGGATGATCGAAGACGCCTATTTTCTCCAGCGCTACCGTGACTGCCTGATGGTGCGCCTGGATACCTCGCGAGAGTTTGTGCATGTAAACGGGCGCGGGTTAATCGCCATTGAAGAGAACGGGCAAGTGATTGCCGCCAACGCAGTGGGTCGTGATCTGATAAGTGGACACCAGCGCCGTTGGCCACCCTGGTCAGCCCATCACACTCCCATGCTGGGGGAGCTATTCGAGTGCGAGATCGCCGATGTGCTCAGCATTAACAGTGCCACCGACGATCAACTGCGTGCTTTTCGCGCCAGGGTCGACAACACGATTTACTTTATTAGCCTGCTGGAGCCCCGCCGCCCGCGACCTGCTAAGCAAGCACAATCGCTCCCCTCCAGTCTGCCTGAACCACTGGTACGCCTCGGCGCCGACGACCCCGCCATGCGTAAAGTGCAGAAGCTGGCTGAGCGGTTGCGCAATGAAGCCAGCGTCAATGTGCTGATTAGCGGAGAAACCGGCACCGGCAAAGAGGTCGTTGCCCGTGCTCTGCATGACAGCGGCAACCGATCTAAAGGCCCCTTTATCGCGGTAAACTGTGCCGCCATTCCCGAAGCGCTGATCGAAAGCGAGCTTTTTGGTTACGAGCCCGGCGCCTTTACCGGCGGGCGCGCCAAAGGCATGCGCGGGCTGATCCCCCAGGCCCATGGCGGCACACTGTTTCTAGATGAAATCGGCGATATGCCGCTGGCCCTGCAAACCCGCCTGCTGCGCGTACTGGCCGAGCGAGAAGTGATGCCTCTTGGGGCCAATAAGCCTGAAAGGGTTGATATCCGGGTGATTACCGCCACTCATCGCAATATCGATGCGATGATCCAGCAGGGTGAGTTCCGCGAAGACCTCTATTACCGCCTTAATGGAGCTCAACTGCGCCTGCCCGCGCTACGCGACCGCGCCGATAAGCTCTACGTTATCCGCCGTGTATTTGACGACATCATCCAAGAGCGAGCCTCTAGCCAATCACCGCGCCTGCGAGCCGATGCCATTAGCGCCCTACTCGCTTACGCTTGGCCCGGCAACATCCGCCAGCTAAAGAATGCGCTGGCCTTTGCACTGGCCACATCAGAAAGCGACGAAATCACCGTTCATGATTTACCCGAGCAGTGCCTAAGCCAACGCATCACGCGGCTGGCAACTCCCCTGCCTGCAGATGTTGGTAGCGACAGCGATCACACACTGCTGGAAATGCTCAAGGAGCAGCACTGGAACATTAGCGCCGTTGCTCGCGCTCTCGGGGTTTCGCGGCCTACCGTATACCGGCAAATGCAGCGCCAGGGCATAGTGCCGCCAAATTGGCAGGGCTAA
- a CDS encoding ABC transporter ATP-binding protein, translating to MTENPMPTPRQNEESADSLLQIRDLKKRFSLSGDFLDQLRFKGGKLVRHQEHVHAINGVNLDIKRGEALCVVGESGCGKSTVARTVMGLLTPSEGEIRYDGQRIDNLSSRQLLPYRKRMQMIFQNPYASLNPRMTIQQTLEEPLRLHHPDWKRPKILEKVEEVMHSVGIDPDWGKRFGHEFSGGQRQRIAIARALAVDPEFIVADEPISALDVSIQAQVLNLLMEAQQERNLTYLFITHDLAVVEHFGTRVAVMYLGTVCEIATTATLFEKPRHPYTQALLSAIPRLKDDRPQHIRLSGEVPTPVNLPSGCVFHGRCPHANARCKQEIPLLQTQDDGTRVACHAVEEGRL from the coding sequence ATGACGGAAAACCCTATGCCCACTCCTCGTCAGAATGAAGAGAGTGCTGATTCGTTGCTGCAGATCCGCGATTTGAAAAAGCGCTTCTCTCTCTCGGGTGATTTCCTTGATCAACTGCGCTTCAAGGGCGGCAAGCTGGTGCGGCATCAAGAGCACGTCCATGCTATTAACGGCGTGAATCTGGACATCAAACGCGGTGAAGCACTGTGTGTGGTGGGCGAATCCGGCTGCGGTAAGTCCACTGTAGCGCGTACGGTGATGGGGCTTTTGACACCCTCTGAAGGCGAGATTCGCTACGATGGCCAACGTATCGATAATTTAAGCTCGCGTCAGTTGCTGCCGTATCGCAAGCGTATGCAGATGATTTTCCAGAACCCTTATGCGTCGCTTAACCCACGCATGACCATTCAGCAAACCTTGGAAGAGCCGCTGCGCCTGCACCACCCTGACTGGAAGCGGCCAAAAATCCTCGAAAAGGTTGAAGAAGTGATGCACTCAGTGGGTATTGATCCCGACTGGGGCAAGCGTTTTGGCCACGAGTTCTCGGGTGGTCAACGTCAGCGTATCGCGATTGCCCGTGCCCTGGCCGTGGATCCTGAATTCATCGTCGCCGATGAGCCTATTTCTGCCCTCGACGTCTCGATTCAAGCCCAGGTACTCAACCTGCTGATGGAAGCTCAGCAAGAGCGCAACCTGACCTATCTGTTCATCACTCACGATTTAGCCGTGGTCGAGCATTTTGGCACCCGTGTGGCGGTGATGTACTTGGGTACGGTGTGTGAAATTGCCACGACGGCCACGCTGTTTGAAAAGCCGCGCCACCCTTACACCCAAGCGCTGCTCTCGGCGATCCCGCGCTTAAAGGATGACCGCCCTCAGCATATTCGTCTATCCGGTGAAGTACCGACCCCGGTTAATTTGCCCAGTGGCTGCGTGTTTCATGGCCGCTGCCCGCATGCTAATGCACGCTGTAAGCAAGAGATTCCTCTTTTGCAAACACAGGATGACGGAACCCGTGTCGCATGCCACGCTGTTGAAGAGGGGCGCCTATGA
- a CDS encoding ABC transporter permease — MSTTSNSSQASASPGRWERVRDSYMWYSFKRDRTAQLCLAVFICMVIAAFASPLLAPTNPYDLAQIDIMSSELPPFWIDGADDRYALGTDAQGRDLWSIVLYGTRVSLLIGFGAVILQALLGVTFGLMAGYLGGRVDTILMRLADIQLSFSTLMVAIVVGALVKATMGSAFYSQYAVMMLILIIGLAEWPQYARTVRASVLAEKNKEYVDAARVMGLRSKRIMFRHVLPNTMSPIFVISTVQIANAIISEAALSFLGLGMPETHPSLGSLIKSGFDYIQSGSWWITLIPGAVLVVLVLSINLLGDWLRDVMNPRLYKG, encoded by the coding sequence ATGAGCACCACAAGTAATTCTTCACAAGCGAGTGCTTCACCCGGCCGCTGGGAGCGCGTGCGCGACTCCTATATGTGGTACAGCTTCAAGCGTGACCGCACCGCACAGCTCTGTCTGGCCGTGTTTATTTGCATGGTTATCGCTGCCTTTGCCTCCCCGCTGTTGGCGCCAACCAATCCTTACGACCTTGCTCAGATTGACATCATGTCATCTGAACTGCCGCCCTTCTGGATTGACGGCGCCGATGATCGCTATGCCTTGGGCACCGATGCCCAAGGCCGTGATTTATGGTCAATTGTGCTGTACGGCACACGCGTATCGCTACTGATCGGCTTTGGCGCGGTCATTTTGCAAGCGCTGCTAGGGGTCACTTTCGGCCTGATGGCGGGCTATCTTGGCGGGCGTGTCGATACTATATTGATGCGGCTAGCGGATATTCAGCTCTCCTTCTCGACGCTAATGGTCGCTATCGTGGTAGGCGCTTTGGTCAAAGCGACCATGGGCAGCGCTTTCTATAGCCAATACGCAGTGATGATGCTGATCCTGATTATCGGCCTGGCCGAATGGCCACAGTATGCCCGCACCGTTCGCGCCTCGGTGCTGGCAGAGAAAAACAAAGAGTACGTAGATGCTGCCCGTGTAATGGGGCTGCGCAGTAAGCGCATTATGTTCCGTCACGTGTTGCCCAACACCATGTCGCCGATCTTCGTTATCTCGACCGTACAGATTGCCAACGCGATTATTTCTGAAGCGGCGCTGTCGTTTCTGGGGCTTGGGATGCCAGAAACGCATCCATCTCTGGGCTCGTTGATTAAATCAGGCTTTGACTATATTCAGTCCGGCTCCTGGTGGATCACTCTCATTCCTGGTGCGGTACTGGTCGTGCTGGTGCTGTCGATCAATCTACTTGGTGACTGGCTGCGCGATGTCATGAACCCACGACTCTACAAAGGCTGA
- a CDS encoding LysR family transcriptional regulator yields the protein MEIRWLEDFIALARTRHFSRAADDQHVTQPTFSRRIKLLEEEMGVTLINRQTLPLSLTPAGEEFLTLCEQVTERVRLTRDRVREINAGQQRRIMVAAPQSLLPHFLPEWLASTGWQDRVQPYLRATGWVANDYFQALARAECDLAICYWPIGRCDLDIDTSACTYRVIGHERLIPVTGLNAEREPCALLPGSRHQPAPWLAYPKRGLLGSAVKAHLARLPQSTYLTAQSENLYAAGIKELVLLGYGMSWLPERNVAAELAQGTLVRAGDSRWDVPMELRLYRHQSHHHAELDGFWSELATPRT from the coding sequence ATGGAAATTCGCTGGCTAGAAGATTTTATCGCCCTGGCCAGAACGCGGCACTTCTCTCGCGCAGCAGATGATCAACACGTTACCCAGCCCACCTTCTCCCGGCGGATTAAATTGCTTGAGGAGGAGATGGGCGTAACGCTGATTAACCGTCAAACGTTACCCCTCTCGCTCACGCCCGCTGGTGAGGAGTTTTTAACCCTGTGTGAACAGGTGACCGAGCGAGTGCGGCTTACGCGAGACCGAGTGCGTGAAATCAATGCTGGCCAGCAGCGGCGTATTATGGTGGCGGCGCCGCAGAGCCTGTTGCCGCATTTTTTGCCTGAATGGCTTGCCTCTACAGGCTGGCAAGACCGCGTACAGCCCTATTTGCGGGCGACTGGCTGGGTCGCTAACGACTATTTTCAAGCGTTAGCGCGGGCCGAGTGCGACCTTGCCATCTGCTACTGGCCGATTGGGCGTTGCGACCTGGATATTGATACCAGTGCCTGCACCTACCGGGTCATCGGTCATGAAAGATTAATACCGGTGACTGGGTTAAATGCAGAGAGAGAACCCTGTGCGTTGCTACCAGGGTCGCGCCATCAACCAGCACCTTGGCTTGCCTACCCAAAGCGCGGCTTGCTTGGCTCAGCCGTTAAAGCCCATTTGGCTAGGTTGCCGCAGAGCACATACTTAACTGCACAGAGTGAAAATCTCTACGCGGCGGGCATTAAAGAGCTGGTGCTGCTTGGCTATGGCATGAGCTGGCTGCCTGAGCGCAACGTGGCCGCAGAGCTTGCTCAAGGTACGCTGGTAAGAGCAGGCGATAGCCGTTGGGATGTGCCGATGGAACTACGGCTCTATCGCCATCAAAGCCACCACCACGCTGAACTCGACGGTTTCTGGAGTGAACTCGCCACTCCACGCACTTGA
- the pepQ gene encoding Xaa-Pro dipeptidase, which produces MSSTLFNLQLDHIAHLQRAYASMLSEHGLDSLAIYSGHASVHFADDHTPPFQTYGHFMHWVGLADVQHSWLIIQPEKRPQLYLYAPADFWHLPTHLPEEPWVTAFDVHFCSDKITPPLIGNAAIIGDTDQLSASHQQTMKAERQPEQLVNSLDELRLFKTPYEIACIREANRLAIAGHQAAQAAFIGASGELDIQLAYLGASRQRESNVPYQNIIGLNEHAGVLHYQHYDLNAPKRRYSLLVDAGRRFRGYCADITRAYAGPDAPVAFGELITAMHDLKDELMKGVAPGVSFIALHEQMHQQLAEILVAHGLFKGTADQAVAEGVTRLFCPHGLGHSLGLQVHDVAGLRHSDGTPAPAPEQHPALRLTRTLRPRMVVTIEPGLYFIAMLLDPLRNTSLPVNWRLVDQLSSCGGIRIEDNVAVTESGFDNLTP; this is translated from the coding sequence ATGTCGAGCACTCTTTTTAACTTGCAACTCGATCATATAGCCCACCTTCAGCGCGCCTATGCGTCGATGTTGAGCGAACATGGATTAGATAGCCTAGCGATTTACAGTGGTCATGCCAGCGTGCATTTTGCTGACGATCATACGCCCCCCTTTCAGACTTACGGCCATTTCATGCACTGGGTGGGCTTAGCCGATGTACAGCATAGTTGGCTGATTATTCAGCCAGAAAAACGTCCACAGCTATACTTGTATGCACCCGCCGATTTTTGGCATTTACCCACTCATCTTCCCGAAGAGCCTTGGGTGACCGCCTTCGATGTTCACTTTTGCAGCGACAAAATCACACCACCCTTGATCGGTAATGCGGCCATTATCGGCGATACTGACCAACTCTCAGCCAGTCATCAGCAGACGATGAAAGCCGAACGTCAGCCTGAGCAGCTGGTGAATTCACTGGATGAATTGCGGCTATTTAAAACGCCCTATGAGATTGCCTGTATTCGTGAAGCCAACCGCCTAGCGATAGCGGGCCATCAAGCAGCGCAAGCAGCGTTTATTGGCGCCTCCGGTGAACTGGATATTCAATTGGCTTACTTAGGTGCCAGTCGTCAGCGCGAATCAAACGTACCTTACCAAAATATCATCGGTTTGAATGAGCACGCGGGTGTATTGCACTACCAGCATTACGACCTGAACGCGCCTAAACGGCGTTACAGCCTGCTAGTAGATGCTGGTCGACGGTTTCGTGGTTACTGCGCTGATATTACTCGCGCCTACGCTGGCCCCGATGCCCCCGTTGCGTTTGGCGAACTGATCACAGCCATGCATGATTTAAAAGATGAGCTTATGAAAGGCGTTGCACCAGGCGTTAGCTTTATTGCCCTACATGAGCAAATGCATCAACAGCTAGCTGAGATATTGGTGGCCCACGGTTTATTCAAAGGCACCGCAGATCAAGCGGTTGCCGAGGGCGTTACGCGGCTATTCTGCCCTCATGGACTGGGCCACTCGCTGGGCCTTCAAGTGCATGATGTTGCCGGGTTACGTCACTCGGATGGGACACCCGCCCCTGCGCCAGAGCAGCACCCAGCGCTACGGCTTACGCGCACTCTGCGCCCTCGCATGGTCGTTACCATTGAACCCGGGCTCTATTTTATCGCCATGCTGCTCGACCCGTTGCGCAACACCTCACTGCCCGTTAACTGGCGGCTGGTCGACCAACTCTCATCCTGTGGCGGTATTCGTATCGAAGATAACGTAGCAGTGACAGAGAGCGGTTTTGATAACTTAACGCCATAA
- a CDS encoding OmpW family protein: protein MSNMKLISAAVIAAGFALASQAALAYNAGDVFVRGGVAQTDTGSGNGNLNGDSLNVQSARGFTFGAGYLFTDKVGVELNSSEKFEHDLNTSALGDVGSVDRLPVNLLVNYYPMGGLDSRVQPYVGAGLNYTRFSGEPSGVNVDESYGAIGQVGVDLAVTDNIMLNGYASYADVNADINVGGEVDIEPVTIGGGVTYRF, encoded by the coding sequence ATGAGTAATATGAAACTGATTTCTGCTGCTGTAATCGCTGCCGGTTTCGCACTGGCAAGCCAAGCGGCTCTCGCTTATAACGCTGGCGATGTATTCGTTCGTGGTGGTGTTGCCCAAACGGATACGGGGTCAGGTAATGGCAATCTGAATGGTGATTCACTGAACGTGCAGAGCGCTCGCGGCTTCACCTTTGGTGCAGGTTACCTGTTTACTGATAAGGTTGGCGTTGAACTCAACAGCTCTGAGAAGTTCGAGCACGATCTGAACACCTCTGCTTTAGGCGATGTGGGTAGTGTTGATCGTCTGCCTGTTAATCTACTTGTGAATTACTACCCGATGGGTGGCTTGGATTCACGTGTACAGCCTTACGTTGGTGCTGGCCTTAACTACACACGCTTCTCTGGCGAGCCGAGTGGTGTGAACGTTGATGAAAGCTACGGCGCTATCGGGCAAGTAGGGGTTGATCTGGCCGTGACTGATAATATTATGCTCAATGGTTACGCAAGCTACGCTGACGTGAACGCAGATATCAACGTCGGTGGTGAAGTTGACATCGAACCCGTCACCATTGGCGGTGGTGTTACTTACCGCTTCTAA
- a CDS encoding 2,3-butanediol dehydrogenase produces the protein MSQSNNQQAMQAAVWYAAKDLRVEQVPVPTISDPHEVKVKVAACGICGSDLHEYAAGPIFIPVGKPHPISGEQAPIIMGHEFAGEVVEVGEKVTRVKVGDRVAIEPILSPNKDGAYLMERYNLTPLLGFHGLSGGGGGFSEFTVMGEHMVHKLPDDLSYEQGALVEPAAVALHAVRQSCLKAGDSAVVFGAGPIGLMTIEALKAAGAAQIYAVEVAPSRKAKAEALGAIVVDPQQEDAVAKLQVLSGGGVDVAFEVTGIPAVLNQALHSTHEGGEVVVVSIWEGEASFQPNDLVIQERTMKGIIAYRHVYPAVMALMQRGYFRAEDMVTQRIPLADIVEEGFEALLNDKAQVKIIVTP, from the coding sequence ATGAGTCAGTCGAATAATCAGCAAGCTATGCAGGCAGCGGTTTGGTACGCAGCAAAAGATTTACGCGTTGAGCAAGTGCCAGTGCCCACTATCAGCGACCCCCATGAAGTGAAGGTGAAAGTGGCTGCCTGTGGTATTTGCGGCAGTGACTTACACGAGTATGCCGCCGGGCCGATTTTTATTCCGGTAGGTAAGCCGCACCCGATCAGTGGCGAGCAGGCGCCGATCATCATGGGCCATGAGTTCGCTGGGGAAGTGGTTGAGGTCGGCGAGAAAGTCACGCGGGTGAAGGTAGGCGACCGCGTGGCCATTGAGCCGATTCTCTCACCCAATAAGGATGGCGCCTACTTAATGGAGCGCTATAACTTAACACCGCTATTGGGCTTTCATGGCCTCTCTGGCGGGGGCGGTGGCTTTTCGGAGTTCACCGTCATGGGTGAACATATGGTGCATAAGCTGCCGGATGATCTTAGCTACGAGCAAGGCGCGCTGGTCGAGCCTGCGGCGGTAGCGTTGCATGCGGTGCGCCAAAGCTGCCTGAAAGCGGGGGATAGCGCGGTAGTATTTGGCGCTGGGCCGATTGGCTTGATGACGATTGAGGCTCTCAAGGCCGCAGGCGCTGCTCAAATATATGCCGTTGAGGTCGCGCCTTCACGGAAAGCCAAAGCCGAAGCGTTAGGGGCTATTGTGGTTGACCCGCAACAGGAGGATGCGGTTGCGAAGCTACAAGTCTTGAGTGGTGGCGGGGTAGACGTGGCGTTTGAAGTCACCGGCATTCCTGCCGTGCTGAATCAGGCGCTGCATAGCACCCACGAAGGGGGTGAAGTGGTGGTGGTGAGTATTTGGGAAGGAGAGGCCAGCTTTCAGCCTAACGACCTAGTCATCCAAGAGCGCACCATGAAGGGCATTATTGCCTATCGCCATGTTTACCCCGCGGTAATGGCACTGATGCAGCGAGGCTACTTCCGCGCCGAGGACATGGTGACCCAGCGCATTCCACTGGCGGATATCGTGGAGGAGGGCTTTGAGGCGCTGCTAAACGACAAAGCCCAAGTGAAAATTATCGTGACACCCTAG
- a CDS encoding NAD(P)/FAD-dependent oxidoreductase, with translation MSEISAQTQHIATAAVQGWLSDFDNALQAQDIQRVLSLFNDECYWRDFLTFTWNLKTCEGKDAIQAMLNATLENVRPSNWQLEGEATQNGDTSEAWFTFETAVASGKGYLRLKDGKCWTLLTTMQALHDFPEPRNHNRPKGAEHGANKQRETWLESREREEAELGYTQQPYCVVIGGGQGGIGLGARLKQMGVPTIIIERNERAGDSWRKRYKSLCLHDPVWYDHLPYIPFPENWPVFAPKDKVGDWLEMYTKVMELNYWSSTECQNARYDDAAGEWVVNVKRNGEEITLRPKQLVMATGMSGMPNVPTFPGAESFAGEQQHSSQHPGPDAYAGKKCVIVGSNNSAHDIAAALWEHDADVTMLQRSSTHIVKSDSLMEEVLGPLYSEEAVANGLTHDKADLIFASIPYKVLPDFQRPAFEAIKQRDAEFYQKLEDAGFLLDFGDDDSGLFLKYLRRGSGYYIDVGACDLVANGDIKLRSGVGIERINPHSITLTDGSELEADLIVYATGYGSMNGWAARLISQEVADKVGKCWGLGSDTTKDPGPWEGELRNMWKPTQQEALWFHGGNLHQSRHYSHYLALQLKARMEGLETPVYGLQPVHHMS, from the coding sequence ATGTCCGAGATATCAGCACAAACCCAGCATATTGCCACGGCTGCTGTTCAAGGGTGGCTGAGTGATTTTGATAACGCGCTGCAAGCCCAGGATATTCAGCGTGTTCTATCGCTGTTTAACGACGAATGCTACTGGCGCGACTTTCTAACCTTTACCTGGAATTTAAAAACCTGCGAAGGCAAAGATGCTATTCAGGCCATGCTCAATGCCACCCTGGAGAACGTGCGCCCTTCGAACTGGCAGCTAGAAGGCGAAGCTACTCAGAACGGTGATACCAGTGAGGCGTGGTTTACCTTTGAGACAGCGGTCGCCAGCGGCAAAGGCTACCTACGTCTTAAAGACGGCAAATGCTGGACGCTGTTAACCACCATGCAGGCATTGCACGACTTCCCCGAGCCCCGTAACCACAACCGCCCAAAAGGGGCCGAGCACGGTGCCAATAAACAGCGTGAAACCTGGTTAGAGTCACGGGAGCGCGAAGAAGCAGAGCTTGGCTACACGCAGCAGCCGTATTGTGTTGTTATTGGCGGCGGCCAGGGCGGTATTGGTTTGGGCGCGCGGCTGAAGCAGATGGGCGTGCCGACCATTATTATCGAGCGCAACGAGCGAGCCGGTGACTCCTGGCGCAAGCGCTATAAATCTCTCTGCCTGCACGACCCGGTGTGGTACGACCACCTACCCTATATTCCCTTCCCGGAGAACTGGCCGGTGTTTGCACCGAAAGACAAGGTGGGCGATTGGCTGGAAATGTACACAAAGGTGATGGAGCTCAATTATTGGAGCTCCACTGAGTGTCAGAATGCACGCTATGACGACGCCGCAGGCGAGTGGGTGGTTAACGTTAAGCGCAACGGCGAAGAGATCACGCTACGCCCGAAACAGCTGGTAATGGCCACCGGGATGTCGGGTATGCCCAATGTGCCGACATTTCCCGGCGCGGAAAGCTTTGCAGGTGAGCAGCAGCACTCCAGCCAGCACCCGGGGCCAGATGCTTATGCGGGCAAAAAGTGCGTAATCGTGGGCTCCAATAATTCCGCTCACGATATTGCCGCGGCACTCTGGGAGCACGACGCCGATGTGACCATGCTGCAGCGTTCATCCACCCATATCGTGAAGTCGGACTCTTTGATGGAGGAAGTGCTGGGGCCGCTCTACTCCGAAGAGGCGGTGGCCAATGGCTTAACCCACGACAAGGCTGATCTGATTTTTGCCTCGATTCCCTACAAGGTGCTGCCAGATTTTCAGCGCCCGGCGTTCGAGGCAATCAAACAGCGCGACGCCGAGTTTTATCAGAAGCTGGAAGACGCGGGCTTTCTGCTCGATTTCGGTGACGATGACTCGGGGCTGTTTTTGAAGTATCTACGCCGGGGCTCAGGTTATTACATCGACGTAGGCGCCTGCGACTTGGTGGCTAACGGCGATATCAAGTTGCGCAGCGGTGTGGGCATTGAGCGCATTAACCCCCACTCCATCACACTTACTGATGGCAGTGAGCTAGAGGCAGATTTGATCGTCTACGCCACCGGCTATGGCTCCATGAATGGCTGGGCGGCGCGGCTTATCTCTCAGGAAGTGGCGGATAAAGTCGGCAAGTGCTGGGGCCTGGGCTCTGACACCACCAAAGACCCCGGTCCTTGGGAGGGCGAGCTGCGCAATATGTGGAAACCCACCCAGCAGGAGGCGCTATGGTTCCATGGTGGCAACCTGCACCAGTCGCGGCACTACTCACACTATTTGGCGCTGCAGTTAAAGGCACGCATGGAGGGGCTGGAAACGCCTGTCTACGGTCTGCAGCCGGTTCATCATATGTCTTAA
- a CDS encoding ABC transporter ATP-binding protein, translating to MALLEVNNLDVRFALRQGEVHALRDISFSLERGERLGIVGESGAGKSVAAFSLLNLISKPGFIAGGTVNFDGQVLNHMSERGLRKVRGNRVSMIFQDPMMTLNPVLSIGAQMVECLKAHRRISSKEARAIALDKLQQVQIPSPETRLDQYPHELSGGMRQRIIIAIALLLDPDIIIADEPTTALDVTIQAEIMALLLDLCEQHNVGLILITHDLGVVSQVTQRMLVMYAGRVIEQGPTREIINDPQHPYTQGLINALPQMATPGEKLNQIRGSMPSLSNLPSGCAFHPRCDFINRADGQPRPACTQQVPEFVESGNCRVACHMVAEMLEDRRLKEETS from the coding sequence ATGGCACTACTTGAAGTCAATAATCTTGATGTCCGCTTTGCGCTGCGCCAGGGTGAAGTCCACGCCTTGCGGGACATTAGTTTCAGCCTTGAGCGCGGTGAGCGCTTGGGCATTGTCGGTGAATCTGGCGCAGGTAAATCTGTCGCGGCTTTTTCGCTGCTTAACTTAATTTCCAAGCCAGGCTTTATTGCCGGCGGCACCGTCAACTTTGACGGCCAAGTGCTCAACCATATGTCTGAGCGCGGCCTGCGCAAAGTGCGCGGCAATCGTGTTTCGATGATCTTCCAAGATCCGATGATGACGCTCAACCCAGTGCTCTCCATTGGCGCGCAAATGGTTGAGTGTTTGAAAGCACACCGGCGTATTTCCTCCAAAGAAGCCCGCGCGATTGCCTTGGATAAGCTGCAACAGGTGCAAATTCCCTCACCGGAAACGCGTTTGGATCAGTACCCTCACGAGCTATCCGGCGGTATGCGCCAGCGGATTATTATCGCCATTGCGCTGCTGCTCGATCCTGACATCATTATCGCCGACGAGCCCACTACGGCGCTTGATGTAACGATACAGGCCGAGATCATGGCCCTGCTGCTGGATCTTTGTGAGCAGCACAACGTAGGGCTTATTCTGATCACCCACGACCTGGGCGTGGTCAGCCAGGTCACCCAACGCATGCTGGTCATGTACGCGGGCCGGGTGATTGAGCAAGGGCCGACACGGGAAATCATTAATGACCCGCAGCACCCCTATACCCAAGGGCTAATCAACGCCTTGCCACAGATGGCAACGCCAGGCGAAAAGCTCAACCAGATTCGCGGCAGTATGCCATCGCTTTCTAACCTGCCAAGCGGCTGCGCGTTTCATCCACGCTGCGATTTTATCAATCGCGCCGATGGCCAGCCCCGCCCCGCCTGCACCCAGCAAGTGCCTGAGTTTGTCGAGTCCGGCAATTGCCGCGTGGCGTGCCACATGGTGGCTGAAATGCTTGAAGACCGCCGTTTGAAGGAGGAAACCTCATGA